From a single Miscanthus floridulus cultivar M001 chromosome 8, ASM1932011v1, whole genome shotgun sequence genomic region:
- the LOC136477280 gene encoding glucose-1-phosphate adenylyltransferase small subunit 2, chloroplastic/amyloplastic/cytosolic-like, whose product MAMTAIASPSSRTLIPPRHHGAAPSPSTSGDSSLRLLRVHQRHGRRSRGVSVSTPAARSRPFVFSPRAVSDSKSSQTCLDPDASTSVLGIILGGGAGTRLYPLTKKRAKPAVPLGANYRLIDIPVSNCLNSNISKIYVLTQFNSASLNRHLSRAYGSNIGGYKNEGFVEVLAAQQSPDNPNWFQGTADAVRQYLWLFEEHNVMEFLILAGDHLYRMDYEKFIQAHRETDADITVAALPMDEARATAFGLMKIDEEGRIIEFAEKPKGEQLKAMMVDTTILGLDDVRAKEMPYIASMGIYVFSKDVMLQLLREQFPGANDFGSEVIPGATNIGKRVQAYLYDGYWEDIGTIEAFYNANLGITKKPVPDFSFYDRSAPIYTQPRHLPPSKVLDADVTDSVIGEGCVIKNCKIHHSVVGLRSCIFEGAIIEDTLLMGADLL is encoded by the exons ATGGCGATGACCGCCATAGCCTCCCCGTCGTCCAGGACCCTGATCCCTCCGCGCCACCACGGCGCCGCGCCCTCCCCGTCCACCTCCGGCGACTCCTCGCTCCGCCTCCTCCGCGTGCACCAGCGCCACGGCCGGCGCAGCCGCGGGGTGTCCGTCTCCACGCCTGCGGCGCGGAGCCGGCCGTTCGTCTTCTCCCCGCGCGCGGTGTCCGACTCCAAGAGCTCCCAGACCTGCCTGGACCCCGACGCCAGCACG AGTGTTCTTGGAATCATTCTCGGAGGTGGTGCTGGCACTAGATTGTACCCCTTGACAAAAAAGCGTGCCAAGCCTGCAGTGCCATTGGGTGCCAACTATAGACTGATTGATATTCCTGTCAGCAATTGTCTCAACAGCAACATATCCAAGATCTATGTCCTAACGCAATTCAACTCTGCTTCCCTCAACCGTCACCTCTCAAGAGCCTACGGGAGCAACATCGGAGGGTACAAGAATGAAGGGTTCGTTGAAGTCTTAGCTGCACAGCAGAGCCCAGATAATCCAAACTGGTTTCAG gGTACTGCAGACGCTGTAAGGCAGTACTTGTGGTTGTTTGAGGAGCATAATGTCATGGAGTTTCTAATTCTTGCTGGTGATCACCTGTACCGAATGGACTATGAAAAGTTCATTCAGGCACACAGAGAAACGGATGCTGATATTACTGTTGCTGCCCTACCGATGGATGAGGCACGTGCAACTGCATTTGGCCTCATGAAAATCGACGAAGAAGGGAGGATCATTGAGTTTGCTGAGAAACCGAAAGGAGAGCAGTTGAAAGCAATGATG GTTGACACCACCATACTTGGCCTTGATGACGTAAGGGCAAAGGAAATGCCTTATATTGCTAGCATGGGTATCTATGTTTTTAGCAAAGATGTAATGCTTCAGCTCCTCCGTGAACAATTTCCTGGAGCCAATGACTTTGGAAGTGAGGTTATTCCAGGTGCAACAAACATTGGAAAGAGG GTTCAGGCTTATCTGTATGATGGTTACTGGGAAGATATCGGTACCATTGAGGCATTTTATAATGCAAACTTGGGAATAACCAAGAAACCAGTACCAGATTTCAG CTTCTATGACCGTTCTGCTCCAATTTATACACAACCTCGACACCTGCCACCTTCAAAGGTTCTAGATGCTGATGTGACAGACAGTGTTATCGGTGAAGGATGTGTTATTAAA AACTGCAAGATACACCATTCTGTAGTTGGACTCCGATCTTGCATATTTGAAGGTGCTATCATAGAGGACACTTTACTAATGGGTGCGGACTTACTATGA